A single window of Lynx canadensis isolate LIC74 chromosome C2, mLynCan4.pri.v2, whole genome shotgun sequence DNA harbors:
- the ADAMTS1 gene encoding A disintegrin and metalloproteinase with thrombospondin motifs 1: protein MGNAKLARRPRGTQPAPALLLLAAASALLLLVPGARGRPAEEDEELVLPNLERAPGHATTHLRLDAFGRQLHLELQPDRGFLAPGFTLQTVGRRPGPDALRPDPAGDLTHCFYSGTVNGDSGSAAALSLCEGVSGAFYLQGEEYFIQPAPAAATVGLAPAAAAATAGEEPPERPQFHLLRRRQRGGDGAKCGVTDDETQPAGGAGPEDEDAGTQWPPRDPAPQRAGQPTGAGSVRKKRFVSSHRYVETMLVADQSMAEFHGNGLKHYLLTLFSVAARLYKHPSIRNSVSLVVVKILVIYEEQKGPEVTSNAALTLRNFCNWQKQHNPPSDRHGEHYDTAILFTRQDLCGAQTCDTLGMADVGTICDPTRSCSVIEDDGLQAAFTTAHELGHVFNMPHDDAKQCASMNGVDQNSHMMASMLSNLNHNQPWSPCSAYMITSFLDNGHGECLMDKPQSPLQLPSDLPGTLYDANRQCQFTFGEESKHCLDAASTCTTLWCTGTSGGLLVCQTKHFPWADGTSCGEGKWCLNGKCVNKTDKMHFHTPIHGSWGPWGPWGDCSRTCGGGVQYTMRECDNPVPKNGGKYCEGKRVRYRSCNIEDCPDNNGKTFREEQCEAHNEFSKVSFGSGPAVEWTPKYAGVSPKDRCKLICQAKGIGFFFVLQPKVVDGTPCSPDSTSVCVQGQCVKAGCDRIIDSKKKFDKCGICGGNGSTCKKTSGSVTSAKPGYHDIVTIPAGATNIEVKQRNHRGSRNNGSYLAIKAADGTYILNGDFTLSTLEQDITYKGTVLRYSGSSAALERIRSFSPLKEPITIQVLTVGNALRPKIKYTYFVKKKKEPFNAIPTFSEWVIEEWGECSKSCGLGWQRRVVECRDINGQPASECAKEVKPASTRPCADVPCPRWQLGDWSPCSKTCGKGYKKRTLQCLSHDGGVLSHESCDPFKKPKHYIDFCTMAECS from the exons ATGGGGAACGCGAAGCTGGCGCGGCGGCCTCGGGGCACCCAGCCTGCGCCCGCGCTGCTACTGCTCGCGGCGGCCTCGGCGCTGCTGCTGCTCGTGCCGGGTGCGCGCGGGCGCCCCGCCGAGGAAGACGAGGAGCTGGTGTTGCCGAACTTGGAGCGCGCGCCGGGACACGCGACCACGCACCTCCGCCTGGACGCCTTCGGCCGGCAGCTGCACCTAGAGCTGCAGCCCGACCGCGGCTTCCTGGCGCCCGGTTTCACGCTGCAGACCGTGGGGCGCAGGCCCGGGCCCGACGCGCTGCGTCCGGACCCCGCCGGCGACCTGACGCACTGCTTCTACTCCGGCACCGTGAACGGCGACTCCGGCTCGGCCGCCGCTCTCAGCCTCTGCGAGGGCGTGAGCGGCGCCTTCTACCTGCAGGGCGAGGAGTACTTCATCCagcccgcgcccgccgccgccaccgTGGGCCtggcccccgccgccgccgccgccaccgccgggGAGGAGCCGCCGGAGCGGCCCCAGTTCCATCTCCTGCGGCGGAGGCAGCGGGGCGGCGACGGCGCCAAGTGCGGGGTCACGGACGACGAGACCCAGCCCGCCGGGGGCGCGGGGCCAGAGGACGAGGACGCCGGGACGCAGTGGCCGCCGCGGGACCCCGCGCCGCAGCGGGCGGGACAGCCGACAG GCGCTGGGAGCGTGAGAAAGAAGCGATTTGTGTCCAGCCACCGCTACGTGGAAACTATGCTGGTGGCCGACCAGTCCATGGCAGAGTTCCACGGCAATGGTCTGAAGCACTACCTTCTCACCTTGTTCTCGGTAGCAGCCAGGCTCTACAAACACCCCAGCATCCGGAACTCCGTGAGCCTGGTGGTAGTGAAGATCCTGGTCATCTACGAGGAACAGAAGGGGCCCGAGGTGACTTCCAATGCTGCCCTCACTCTGCGGAACTTCTGTAACTGGCAGAAGCAGCACAACCCGCCCAGTGACCGGCACGGGGAGCACTATGACACCGCTATTCTCTTCACCAGACAG GACTTGTGTGGGGCGCAGACATGTGACACCCTTGGGATGGCTGATGTCGGAACTATATGTGACCCCACCAGAAGCTGTTCGGTCATAGAAGACGATGGCTTGCAAGCTGCCTTCACCACGGCTCATGAACTAG GCCACGTGTTTAACATGCCACACGATGATGCAAAGCAGTGTGCCAGCATGAATGGTGTCGACCAGAATTCCCACATGATGGCGTCAATGCTTTCCAACTTGAACCACAACCAGCCTTGGTCTCCCTGCAGTGCCTACATGATTACATCATTCCTAGATAATGGTCATG GGGAATGTTTGATGGACAAGCCCCAGAGCCCCCTCCAGCTTCCCTCCGATCTCCCGGGGACCTTGTACGATGCCAACCGGCAGTGCCAGTTTACGTTTGGGGAAGAGTCCAAGCACTGCCTGGATGCAGCCAGCACTTGTACGACCCTGTGGTGCACAGGCACCTCTGGCGGGTTGCTGGTGTGCCAAACGAAACACTTCCCTTGGGCGGACGGCACCAGCTGTGGAGAAGGGAAATGGTGTCTGAACGGCAAGTGTGTGAACAAGACGGACAAGATGCATTTCCAT ACTCCTATTCATGGAAGCTGGGGGCCGTGGGGACCCTGGGGAGACTGTTCGAGAACCTGTGGCGGAGGAGTTCAGTACACCATGAGGGAATGTGACAACCCGGTCCCCAAAAACGGAGGGAAGTACTGTGAAGGCAAGCGCGTGCGCTACAGGTCCTGTAACATCGAAGACTGTCCGGATAACAACG GAAAAACATTTAGAGAGGAACAGTGTGAGGCACACAACGAGTTTTCTAAGGTTTCCTTCGGGAGCGGGCCTGCGGTGGAGTGGACACCCAAGTATGCCGGCGTCTCGCCGAAGGACAGATGCAAGCTCATCTGTCAAGCCAAAGGCATTGGCTTCTTCTTCGTTCTGCAGCCCAAG GTGGTTGATGGTACCCCGTGTAGCCCCGATTCCACCTCTGTCTGCGTGCAAGGACAGTGTGTCAAAGCTGGCTGCGATCGTATCATAGACTCCAAAAAGAAGTTTGACAAATGCGGTATTTGTGGAGGAAACGGATCTACGTGCAAGAAGACCTCAGGATCGGTTACTAGTGCAAA ACCTGGATATCATGACATCGTCACGATTCCTGCCGGAGCCACAAACATTGAGGTGAAACAACGGAATCACCGGGGGTCCAGGAATAATGGCAGCTATCTTGCCATCAAAGCCGCTGACGGCACATATATCCTGAATGGCGACTTCACTCTGTCCACTTTAGAGCAAGACATTACCTACAAAGGTACCGTCTTGAGGTACAGTGGTTCCTCCGCCGCGTTGGAAAGAATCCGCAGCTTTAGCCCGCTCAAAGAGCCAATAACCATCCAGGTCCTCACCGTGGGCAACGCCCTTCGCCCGAAAATTAAATACACCTATTttgtgaagaagaagaaggaaccTTTCAACGCCATCCCTACCTTCTCAGAGTGGGTCATTGAAGAGTGGGGCGAATGTTCCAAGTCATGCGGACTGGGTTGGCAGAGGAGAGTGGTGGAGTGCCGAGACATCAATGGGCAGCCCGCCTCGGAGTGTGCGAAGGAGGTGAAGCCAGCCAGCACCCGACCCTGCGCGGACGTGCCTTGCCCCCGCTGGCAGCTGGGGGATTGGTCACCATGCTCCAAGACTTGCGGGAAAGGTTACAAAAAGAGAACCTTGCAATGTCTGTCCCACGACGGGGGGGTGTTGTCTCACGAGAGCTGCGATCCTTTCAAGAAACCGAAGCATTACATAGATTTCTGTACGATGGCAGAATGCAGTTAA